A window of Ignavibacterium sp. contains these coding sequences:
- a CDS encoding glycosyltransferase, giving the protein MNDRKFKVLVIAYYFPPLGLSGVQRTFKFVKYMLKYNWEPTVITTDKIAYYAYDYSLLEELNSLNIIVIRVSGKEPNSILSKLGNLKPPREVFRKIFDIISQTIFIPDNKISWSNSAAIKAEEILTNENFDAIFISCPPFSAFEKISKLRTKFDVPIIIDYRDLWYNSYFSVYITPFHKILNKRKEYLSLKNADAVIVTNRKIKEFLIKNYPFLTFDDISIIPHGFDPEDFQLAKPFPKPKNKLVIMFSGIFIGYGTPKYLLKAFKELSIERPDIAQNIELHFVGYLRKENVKLIKKLKLEEFVVDHGYVDHLTSVRKIMSADVLWFMIDYRKNIDAILPGKIYEYIGSAKPIFGCVPEGAAKHALQEYGASFICKPDDVSEIKENLYRIYDLYKNNQLPKPSEEIIRKYQRDVLTESLIKIFQSKIKV; this is encoded by the coding sequence ATGAATGATAGAAAATTTAAAGTTCTGGTAATAGCTTATTATTTTCCTCCTTTGGGTTTGAGTGGAGTTCAGAGGACATTCAAGTTCGTTAAATACATGTTAAAATACAACTGGGAACCAACAGTCATAACTACTGATAAAATTGCCTATTATGCTTATGATTATTCATTATTAGAAGAACTGAATTCATTAAATATTATAGTCATAAGAGTTTCAGGTAAAGAACCTAACTCAATATTATCAAAATTGGGAAACCTTAAACCTCCAAGAGAAGTATTTCGAAAAATATTTGACATAATTTCTCAAACTATTTTCATTCCCGATAATAAAATCTCATGGTCAAATTCTGCAGCCATTAAAGCCGAAGAAATTCTGACAAATGAAAATTTTGATGCAATTTTTATTAGTTGCCCACCATTTTCAGCATTTGAAAAAATATCCAAACTTAGAACTAAATTTGATGTTCCTATCATCATAGATTATAGAGATTTATGGTATAACAGTTATTTTTCTGTTTATATCACTCCTTTTCATAAAATTCTTAATAAAAGGAAAGAATATCTTTCATTAAAAAATGCAGATGCTGTAATTGTAACAAATCGAAAAATAAAAGAGTTCTTGATAAAAAATTATCCATTCTTAACATTTGATGATATCAGTATTATTCCACATGGATTTGATCCGGAAGATTTTCAATTAGCGAAGCCATTTCCGAAGCCAAAAAATAAGTTAGTAATTATGTTTTCGGGAATTTTTATTGGATATGGAACACCAAAATACTTGTTAAAAGCTTTTAAGGAATTATCTATTGAAAGACCTGATATCGCACAAAATATTGAATTACACTTTGTAGGTTATTTAAGAAAAGAAAATGTTAAGTTAATAAAAAAACTTAAGTTAGAAGAATTTGTTGTTGATCATGGTTATGTTGATCATCTTACCTCTGTTCGAAAGATTATGTCTGCAGATGTTCTTTGGTTTATGATTGATTACAGAAAAAATATCGACGCAATCCTTCCTGGTAAAATCTACGAATATATTGGTTCGGCTAAACCAATATTTGGTTGTGTTCCTGAAGGTGCCGCAAAACATGCATTACAAGAATATGGAGCATCTTTTATCTGTAAGCCAGATGATGTTTCGGAGATCAAAGAAAATCTTTACAGGATTTATGACTTATATAAAAATAATCAGTTACCTAAACCATCTGAAGAAATTATCCGGAAATATCAAAGAGATGTCCTTACAGAATCACTGATTAAAATATTTCAATCAAAAATAAAAGTTTAA
- a CDS encoding TonB-dependent receptor, which produces MQEYFLEYHLRFLKVIFLSLFITFSSLADTDTFILEGIVLDAENSEPISNAAVQLIGTDIYTTTKSDGTFSLQISIQSNFRIKITHLAYQEKLVDIKFQNELDKKLIVYLIPKIINLSTVVVSEHRSTSLIDEIRDYSNILRGRELQRNLSQTLASTLKNESGLSVRSMGPAPSRPVYRGLGQDRILISEDGMKTVDLSATSPDHAVTIEPFTSDRIEVLRGPKILTQTSSTVGGIVNVSRNEIPQQIHNTYHLTVGGYAETVNKGYLGAIQSEIPINPLAIRFELSRRNTSDLSTPDGLLKNSSSKNFNSSLGLSYINDLGYSGVAYRLYDLSYGIPGGFIGAHPNGVKIDITKKQIHFDSNIKFLNDSNYFKLSYKNIYYRHKEFEFSGRIGSEFRIITNLANIEYNHIKLFNFDEGIFGISLEHRDFEIGGFVFTPPTKSLNISAYVFEEINFGKANLNFAARYSFDDIKPKVEKLDSKIGSIRGKTFNNLSLSASILYQLSDIVFIGSNISRSTRVPTIEELFSEGPHLAAYSYEVGNPDLSSESGIGTEVFVYHKFEKLNFNLNVFYNNFESFIIPRNSGEINYQTFLPIFKTFGVAALLYGFDGSFNWNFYDGYYLSSSFTYTKGEFRENHNSLPQIPPFKGTTGIQYKADDLQFGLGFDWAFKQNNIDIFEQPTAGYIIFNSFIQYLFYIDESVNSVTLNVDNIFNKSYRNHLSRIKSILPEAGFNIRLIYKLMI; this is translated from the coding sequence ATGCAAGAATATTTCTTAGAATATCACCTTCGTTTTTTGAAGGTGATATTCTTATCACTTTTTATAACTTTTAGTAGTCTCGCTGATACAGATACTTTTATCTTAGAAGGAATAGTACTCGATGCCGAAAACTCTGAACCAATTAGCAATGCAGCAGTGCAATTGATAGGAACAGATATATACACTACTACAAAATCTGATGGCACTTTTTCACTACAAATTAGTATTCAAAGTAATTTTAGGATTAAGATTACACACCTTGCCTATCAGGAAAAATTGGTTGATATTAAATTTCAGAATGAATTGGATAAAAAACTGATTGTATATCTAATTCCAAAGATTATTAATCTTTCGACGGTAGTTGTTTCAGAGCATCGCTCTACATCTTTGATTGACGAGATTAGAGATTATTCAAACATTCTTAGAGGAAGAGAATTACAAAGGAATTTAAGTCAGACTTTAGCTTCAACTCTTAAAAATGAATCTGGTTTATCTGTCCGTTCTATGGGACCAGCACCTTCAAGACCCGTTTACAGAGGTTTGGGACAAGATAGAATTTTGATAAGTGAAGATGGAATGAAAACTGTTGACCTATCGGCAACTTCACCTGACCACGCTGTAACTATCGAACCATTTACATCAGATAGGATTGAAGTTTTAAGAGGACCGAAAATTTTAACACAAACATCCTCAACTGTAGGGGGAATTGTCAATGTATCGCGAAATGAAATTCCTCAACAGATTCACAACACTTATCATTTAACTGTTGGAGGTTACGCAGAAACTGTTAACAAAGGGTATCTTGGTGCCATCCAATCTGAAATACCTATAAATCCACTTGCAATTCGATTTGAGTTAAGCAGAAGAAATACTTCTGATCTCAGCACTCCAGATGGTTTACTAAAAAATTCTTCATCAAAAAATTTTAATTCCTCCTTGGGATTAAGTTATATAAATGATCTCGGCTATTCTGGTGTTGCTTACAGATTGTATGATTTAAGTTATGGAATTCCTGGCGGATTTATTGGTGCTCATCCGAATGGAGTTAAAATTGATATCACAAAAAAACAAATACACTTCGATTCAAACATAAAATTTCTAAACGATTCTAATTATTTCAAACTTTCATATAAAAATATTTATTATCGTCATAAAGAATTTGAATTCAGTGGAAGAATCGGTTCTGAATTTCGGATAATTACTAATCTTGCCAACATTGAATATAATCATATAAAATTATTCAACTTTGATGAAGGAATATTTGGTATCTCATTAGAGCATAGAGATTTTGAAATCGGCGGATTTGTTTTTACACCACCAACTAAATCACTCAACATTTCAGCTTATGTATTCGAGGAAATTAATTTTGGAAAAGCAAATTTAAATTTTGCTGCGAGATATTCTTTTGACGATATTAAACCAAAGGTAGAAAAACTGGATAGTAAAATCGGGTCTATTCGGGGAAAAACTTTTAATAATCTCTCACTATCTGCGTCAATACTTTACCAGCTTTCTGATATTGTATTCATTGGATCAAACATAAGTCGATCGACAAGAGTACCAACTATAGAAGAATTATTTTCAGAAGGTCCTCATTTAGCAGCTTATTCGTATGAAGTTGGTAATCCAGATTTAAGCAGTGAATCCGGAATTGGTACTGAAGTTTTTGTATATCATAAATTTGAAAAACTAAATTTTAACTTAAATGTTTTTTATAACAACTTTGAATCGTTCATTATTCCAAGAAACAGTGGTGAAATAAATTATCAAACATTTCTTCCGATCTTTAAAACATTTGGTGTTGCTGCATTGTTATACGGATTCGATGGATCGTTTAATTGGAACTTTTATGATGGATATTATCTGAGTTCCTCATTCACTTACACCAAAGGTGAATTCAGAGAGAATCATAATTCTTTACCACAAATTCCACCATTTAAAGGAACAACAGGAATTCAGTATAAAGCAGATGATTTACAATTTGGATTAGGCTTTGATTGGGCCTTTAAGCAAAATAATATTGATATATTTGAGCAACCCACTGCTGGTTACATTATTTTCAATTCATTTATTCAATATTTATTCTATATAGACGAAAGTGTTAATTCAGTTACATTAAATGTTGATAACATATTTAATAAAAGTTATCGAAATCATCTATCAAGAATTAAATCTATCTTACCAGAAGCAGGATTTAACATTAGATTAATTTATAAGCTAATGATTTAA
- a CDS encoding GIY-YIG nuclease family protein → MAKFFTYILFSAKHNKHYFGHTSNLQKRISDHNSGLSTFTKKYLPWKLIYFEEFDSRAEAMKREKFFKSYQGYKWLKQNKII, encoded by the coding sequence ATGGCTAAATTCTTCACTTACATTCTTTTCTCTGCTAAGCACAACAAACATTACTTTGGACACACTTCCAATCTCCAGAAAAGAATTTCTGATCACAATTCCGGACTTTCTACTTTTACTAAAAAGTATCTTCCCTGGAAATTGATTTACTTTGAAGAATTCGATTCTCGTGCTGAGGCAATGAAAAGAGAAAAATTCTTCAAAAGTTATCAAGGTTATAAGTGGTTAAAGCAGAACAAGATTATCTGA
- the guaB gene encoding IMP dehydrogenase, translating into MLDKKLLTEGLTFDDVLLIPSRSKVLPREVDVSTYLTGEIKLNIPLISAAMDTVTESEMAIAMAREGGIGILHKNMTIEKQCEEVDKVKRSESGMIQDPITLTPDKTIGEALQLMKKYSISGIPVVDNKGKLVGILTNRDLRFEPNHSLPVSELMTKENLITAPIGTTLEKAEKILQKYKIEKLPVVDKNGKLRGLITFKDILKKKKHPNACKDDLGRLRVGAAVGITYDTIERVQELFNSGADVIVIDTAHGHSEGVLHTIKEIRRKFKYEQIIAGNIGTYEGALDLINLGVDAIKVGIGPGSICTTRVVAGVGIPQITAISEAHRAASKKGIPIIADGGIRHTGDVPKAIVAGADSVMIGGLFAGVDESPGEKILYEGRSFKLYRGMGSLGAMKQGSKDRYFQDAEDDIAKLVPEGVEGRVPYKGPLSDTIYQIIGGLRAAMGYCGTRDITTLKKKGRFIKITLAGLRESHPHDIIITQEAPNYSLKK; encoded by the coding sequence ATGTTAGATAAAAAATTATTGACTGAAGGATTAACTTTCGATGATGTGCTTTTAATCCCATCAAGATCTAAAGTATTACCAAGAGAAGTAGATGTTTCCACTTATCTGACCGGAGAGATTAAATTAAATATTCCTCTTATATCTGCCGCGATGGACACTGTTACGGAATCCGAAATGGCGATTGCAATGGCTAGGGAAGGTGGAATTGGTATTCTGCATAAGAATATGACTATTGAAAAACAATGCGAAGAAGTGGATAAGGTTAAAAGGTCTGAAAGTGGGATGATCCAAGATCCAATTACATTAACTCCGGATAAAACGATAGGAGAAGCACTTCAGTTAATGAAGAAATATAGTATTTCCGGAATACCTGTGGTTGATAATAAGGGGAAATTAGTAGGAATTCTTACAAACAGAGATCTGAGGTTTGAACCTAATCATTCTCTACCTGTATCAGAATTAATGACTAAGGAAAATTTAATAACTGCTCCTATTGGAACAACATTGGAAAAAGCTGAAAAAATTCTTCAGAAATATAAAATTGAAAAATTACCAGTTGTTGATAAAAATGGTAAGTTACGCGGACTTATAACATTTAAAGATATTCTCAAGAAGAAGAAACATCCCAATGCTTGCAAAGATGATTTGGGAAGACTTAGAGTTGGAGCAGCTGTTGGAATTACATATGATACAATAGAAAGAGTTCAGGAGCTTTTTAATTCTGGCGCAGATGTCATTGTTATAGATACCGCACACGGTCATTCCGAGGGTGTTTTACATACAATTAAAGAAATTAGAAGAAAATTTAAATATGAGCAGATAATTGCTGGAAATATAGGAACTTATGAAGGAGCCCTGGATCTAATTAATCTTGGGGTTGACGCAATCAAAGTTGGTATTGGACCTGGATCAATTTGCACGACTAGAGTTGTAGCAGGAGTCGGCATTCCTCAAATAACTGCTATATCAGAAGCACACAGAGCCGCATCTAAAAAAGGAATTCCAATAATTGCCGATGGCGGAATTCGTCATACAGGTGATGTTCCAAAAGCAATAGTAGCTGGTGCTGATTCTGTAATGATTGGAGGCCTCTTTGCTGGTGTTGACGAAAGTCCGGGTGAAAAAATTCTTTATGAGGGGCGTAGCTTCAAATTATATAGAGGAATGGGATCTTTAGGAGCAATGAAACAGGGAAGTAAAGATAGATATTTTCAAGATGCTGAAGACGACATTGCAAAATTAGTACCTGAAGGTGTTGAGGGGAGAGTTCCTTACAAAGGTCCGCTTAGTGATACGATTTATCAGATTATAGGTGGACTACGCGCTGCTATGGGTTATTGTGGTACGAGAGACATAACAACTCTTAAAAAGAAAGGCAGGTTCATTAAAATTACATTAGCAGGATTACGGGAAAGCCATCCTCACGATATAATTATTACTCAAGAAGCACCAAATTACAGTTTAAAGAAATAA
- the purD gene encoding phosphoribosylamine--glycine ligase, with amino-acid sequence MNVAIVGSGGREHALALSISKSNLLDRLFCLPGNPGTKKIATNIQIGINDFEKILQFCKENKIDLVVIGPEQPLVDGLSDYLRVENINVFGPSSYAAKIESSKSFAKSLMNKSSVPTASYREFNSNEFNSAIDYLNDCKFPVVIKADGLAAGKGVIICEKLDEAINTIKEFSVDKIFGEAGQKYLIEEFMSGEEASIFAITDGEDFIALPAAQDHKRIGENDTGKNTGGMGAYAPTPLISKELEDEVQHKIFRPIIKQLKKEGHPFIGCLYAGLMITKEGPKVVEFNCRFGDPETQVVLPLLEGDVLKLLFSAATGKLDMDAVRYSGGCSVCVVVASEGYPDKFEKGFEITGLDIDDPQIIIYHAGTTEKEGKILTNGGRVLGITSVLKSNNLLEARNKAYEAIKKINFKNIYYRKDIASKALRYL; translated from the coding sequence ATGAATGTAGCAATTGTTGGCTCAGGAGGTAGAGAACACGCTTTAGCTCTATCAATATCCAAAAGTAACTTACTGGATAGACTGTTCTGTTTACCTGGAAATCCTGGCACAAAGAAGATAGCTACGAATATTCAAATCGGAATAAATGATTTTGAGAAAATATTACAATTTTGTAAAGAAAATAAAATTGATTTAGTGGTAATCGGACCTGAGCAACCTTTGGTTGATGGGCTTTCAGATTATTTAAGAGTTGAGAATATAAATGTTTTTGGACCTTCCTCTTATGCAGCAAAGATTGAATCAAGTAAATCGTTTGCTAAATCTCTTATGAATAAATCAAGTGTTCCAACAGCATCTTACAGAGAATTCAATTCAAATGAATTTAATTCTGCAATTGATTACTTAAATGATTGTAAATTTCCTGTTGTAATTAAAGCCGACGGGCTTGCAGCAGGTAAAGGTGTTATTATTTGTGAAAAATTAGATGAAGCCATAAATACTATTAAAGAATTTTCTGTAGATAAAATATTTGGTGAAGCAGGACAAAAGTATTTAATAGAAGAATTTATGAGTGGAGAAGAAGCTTCAATTTTTGCCATAACTGATGGAGAAGATTTTATAGCATTACCAGCTGCTCAGGATCATAAAAGAATAGGTGAAAACGATACCGGAAAGAATACAGGCGGTATGGGTGCTTATGCTCCGACTCCGTTAATCTCAAAAGAGTTAGAAGATGAAGTTCAGCATAAAATTTTTCGACCAATTATTAAACAACTTAAAAAGGAAGGCCATCCATTTATAGGATGTTTGTATGCTGGTTTAATGATTACCAAAGAAGGACCCAAAGTTGTAGAATTTAATTGTCGTTTTGGAGATCCCGAAACTCAGGTCGTTTTACCTTTATTGGAGGGCGATGTCTTAAAACTTTTATTTTCAGCTGCTACTGGTAAACTTGATATGGATGCTGTCAGATATTCAGGCGGTTGTTCAGTTTGCGTTGTGGTCGCGTCAGAGGGTTATCCTGATAAATTCGAGAAAGGGTTTGAAATTACTGGTCTGGATATAGACGATCCGCAAATAATTATTTACCACGCTGGAACAACTGAAAAAGAAGGTAAAATTTTGACAAATGGAGGAAGAGTACTCGGAATTACTTCAGTACTGAAAAGTAATAATCTGCTTGAAGCCCGCAATAAAGCTTATGAGGCAATAAAAAAAATTAACTTTAAAAACATTTATTACCGAAAAGACATTGCTTCAAAAGCTCTGAGATATTTATAA
- a CDS encoding GIY-YIG nuclease family protein, whose translation MAKFFTYILFSAKHNKHYFGHTSNLQKRISDHNSGLSTFTKKFLPWQLIYFEEFDSRAEAMKREKFFKSYQGYKWLKQNKII comes from the coding sequence ATGGCTAAATTCTTCACTTACATTCTTTTCTCTGCTAAGCATAATAAACATTACTTTGGACATACTTCCAATCTTCAGAAAAGAATTTCTGATCACAATTCCGGACTTTCTACTTTTACTAAAAAGTTTCTTCCCTGGCAACTAATTTACTTTGAAGAATTCGATTCTCGTGCTGAGGCAATGAAAAGAGAAAAATTCTTCAAAAGTTATCAAGGTTATAAGTGGTTAAAGCAGAACAAGATTATCTAA
- a CDS encoding acyl-CoA dehydrogenase family protein has protein sequence MNKFSGVDYFEIEPLLTEEERMIRDTVREFVDNEIIPIIEEYNRKAEFPLHLVSKMAELGLFGPTLPSKYGCSELNNVAYGLIMQELERGDSGIRSFASVQSALVMYPIFTFGSEEQKDYWLPKLAAGEKIGCFGLTEPDYGSNPGGMITKVEKVSDGYLLNGAKMWITNGTIADVAVVWAKLNGVVRGFLVEKGTKGFSAPEMKGKHSLRASVTSELIFDNVLIPESNLLPKTEGLKNALMCLNQARYGIAWGVVGAMMACYDTALNYAKSRIQFSKPIAAYQMTQEKLVYMLTEITKAQLLNLQLGRLKDKGTLKFTQVSLAKRNNCEKALEIARMSREILGANGILDEYPVMRHAANLESVKTYEGTHEMHTLIVGEDITGYPAFE, from the coding sequence ATGAATAAATTTTCTGGTGTTGATTATTTTGAAATTGAACCTCTATTGACAGAGGAAGAAAGAATGATAAGAGATACAGTTCGGGAATTCGTAGATAATGAGATCATACCTATTATTGAAGAATATAATAGGAAAGCCGAATTTCCTCTGCATCTTGTCTCTAAAATGGCTGAACTTGGATTATTTGGTCCGACGCTTCCTTCAAAATATGGTTGTTCAGAATTAAATAATGTTGCTTATGGACTTATAATGCAGGAATTGGAAAGAGGTGATAGTGGTATCAGAAGTTTTGCATCTGTGCAAAGTGCGCTTGTCATGTACCCCATTTTTACATTTGGTAGTGAAGAACAAAAAGACTATTGGTTACCTAAATTAGCCGCTGGAGAAAAGATTGGGTGCTTTGGACTTACAGAACCAGATTATGGATCTAATCCTGGTGGAATGATAACCAAGGTTGAAAAGGTTTCAGATGGATATCTTCTTAACGGAGCAAAAATGTGGATTACGAATGGTACAATTGCTGATGTTGCTGTAGTATGGGCTAAATTGAACGGAGTTGTCAGAGGATTTTTAGTTGAAAAGGGAACAAAGGGTTTTTCTGCACCTGAAATGAAAGGAAAACATTCATTGAGAGCCTCAGTTACCTCAGAACTAATTTTTGACAATGTCCTTATCCCTGAATCTAATTTGCTCCCTAAAACCGAAGGACTAAAAAATGCGTTAATGTGTCTAAATCAGGCAAGATATGGAATTGCTTGGGGAGTTGTTGGAGCAATGATGGCTTGCTACGATACTGCATTGAATTATGCAAAGTCCAGAATTCAATTTAGTAAACCGATTGCAGCTTATCAAATGACTCAGGAAAAACTAGTTTATATGCTAACTGAAATAACTAAAGCGCAATTATTAAATCTTCAATTAGGTAGATTAAAAGACAAGGGAACATTGAAATTCACTCAAGTGTCATTAGCAAAAAGAAACAATTGCGAAAAAGCTTTAGAAATTGCCAGGATGTCTCGTGAAATTTTGGGAGCAAATGGTATACTTGATGAATACCCTGTTATGAGGCATGCTGCTAACTTAGAATCAGTTAAAACATATGAGGGGACACATGAAATGCACACTTTGATTGTTGGTGAGGATATTACCGGATATCCAGCGTTTGAGTAA
- a CDS encoding TonB-dependent receptor, with protein MKKNSFFIILFFCSILTIDFYAQNEEAKDASKTDTLQYQTDEVVVTGTRTNKKIIDIPYSVIRLSNKTYRYDRKTSISDVLNTVPGVFLQNRYGNHDVRISIRGFGSRSNSGIRGVRILLDGIPESEPDGQTRIEAIDFNSIGSIEIVKGNSSSLYTNAPGGVVNFINDINFPNNFFVLFNDFGSYELRRNGFKTGIRTDDYSFLATYTYHNYKGYREHSEDYWHILNTVLETNPGKNTNVQFLGYFTTGLIRLPGSLNKFEYEANPFQAAQREKDFDFRRISKKGRVALRLNSKFGESLNNEVEITTYGTIKYFERTQRNYRIINRYGLGGSARYTNKSVLFENRENEFSIGGDLLYQTGPIEDYNNINGKKGDILNNLTDETIGNSGFFIQNIFELYGKRLYLLFSGRYDNVYFDQKDQLLGSRNDIRRFEAFTPKAALNFKITPSVSAYTSFGLSFDSPAGNELDNYPLSSNNGSTLMNPDLKPQKSKNFELGIKGNIVDFDQKYFGKTFFEVTFFNSVIEDEIVPFEVYGDVFYRNSAQTTRRGVEVGGKTEILEGLRLTLSYTYSNFKYDSYSAASIDLDSLGNIVTEEKDFSGNLVPSVPEHNLLTSFEYEHSFSYDLTGFIKGSLQYISGLYVNDANDDKTDAYTLLGTTIGLDYRMGKINLLLSGGMNNILDKRYVGFVNINSTSGRFYEAGEPRTFFASLHIGYTF; from the coding sequence ATGAAAAAAAATTCCTTTTTCATTATTCTATTTTTTTGTTCAATTCTCACTATAGATTTCTATGCTCAAAATGAAGAGGCAAAGGATGCGAGTAAAACTGATACCCTGCAATATCAAACTGATGAGGTAGTTGTTACGGGTACCAGAACTAATAAAAAAATTATTGACATACCTTATTCCGTTATAAGATTAAGTAATAAGACTTATAGATATGATCGCAAAACTTCAATTAGTGATGTATTAAATACTGTTCCGGGTGTATTTCTTCAGAATAGATATGGTAACCACGATGTAAGAATATCAATAAGAGGTTTTGGAAGCAGATCAAATTCTGGTATCAGAGGAGTAAGAATATTATTAGATGGGATACCCGAATCTGAACCAGACGGACAAACCAGAATCGAAGCTATTGATTTTAATTCTATTGGAAGTATTGAAATAGTCAAAGGCAATTCATCTTCACTTTATACTAATGCACCTGGTGGTGTTGTAAACTTCATAAATGACATAAACTTCCCTAATAACTTTTTTGTTTTGTTTAATGATTTTGGTTCTTATGAATTGAGAAGAAATGGATTCAAAACAGGAATTAGGACTGATGATTATAGTTTTTTAGCAACCTATACTTACCATAATTACAAAGGTTATCGCGAACATAGTGAAGATTATTGGCATATATTGAACACTGTTCTCGAAACAAATCCTGGTAAAAATACAAATGTTCAATTTCTAGGTTACTTCACAACAGGATTAATAAGACTACCAGGTTCCCTTAATAAATTTGAATATGAAGCAAATCCATTTCAAGCGGCACAAAGAGAAAAGGATTTTGATTTCAGAAGAATTAGTAAGAAAGGGAGAGTTGCTTTAAGATTAAATAGTAAGTTCGGAGAATCTCTTAATAATGAAGTAGAGATCACCACTTATGGAACTATTAAATATTTTGAAAGAACCCAAAGGAATTACAGAATTATTAACAGATATGGACTTGGTGGTTCTGCCAGATATACCAATAAATCAGTCTTATTCGAAAACAGAGAAAATGAATTTTCAATTGGTGGGGATTTATTATATCAGACAGGACCAATAGAAGATTATAATAACATAAATGGAAAGAAAGGAGACATATTAAATAATTTAACTGATGAAACAATTGGTAATTCCGGATTTTTTATTCAAAATATTTTCGAACTTTACGGCAAAAGATTATACCTGTTATTCAGTGGAAGATATGATAATGTTTACTTCGATCAGAAAGACCAGTTACTTGGAAGCAGAAATGATATAAGAAGATTTGAAGCATTTACTCCAAAGGCAGCATTAAACTTCAAGATTACACCTTCTGTTTCTGCTTATACTTCATTTGGGTTAAGTTTTGATTCACCGGCTGGAAATGAGCTGGATAATTATCCACTAAGTTCCAATAATGGTTCTACGTTGATGAATCCGGATTTGAAACCTCAGAAATCAAAAAACTTTGAACTGGGAATAAAAGGAAACATTGTTGATTTTGATCAGAAATATTTTGGTAAAACATTTTTCGAAGTAACATTTTTTAATAGTGTGATTGAAGATGAAATAGTTCCTTTTGAAGTTTACGGCGATGTCTTTTACAGAAACTCAGCTCAAACAACAAGAAGAGGTGTTGAAGTTGGTGGTAAAACAGAAATACTTGAAGGACTCAGATTAACTCTATCATATACCTATTCGAATTTCAAGTATGACTCTTATTCAGCTGCATCCATCGATCTTGATTCGTTAGGGAATATTGTTACTGAAGAAAAAGACTTCTCCGGAAATTTAGTTCCCTCTGTTCCTGAACATAATTTGTTAACTTCATTTGAATATGAACATTCATTTAGTTATGATTTAACCGGATTCATAAAAGGTTCACTTCAGTATATTTCCGGATTATATGTAAACGACGCAAATGATGATAAAACAGATGCTTATACACTTTTAGGTACTACTATTGGTTTGGATTATAGAATGGGAAAAATAAATCTACTTTTATCTGGTGGAATGAATAATATATTAGATAAAAGATATGTTGGATTTGTAAATATAAATTCAACAAGCGGTAGATTTTATGAAGCCGGTGAACCAAGAACATTTTTTGCATCTTTACATATAGGATACACTTTCTGA
- a CDS encoding GIY-YIG nuclease family protein, with amino-acid sequence MAKFFTYILFSAKHNKLYFGHTSNLQKRISDHNSGLSTFTKKYLPWKLIYFEEFDFRAEAMKINPNSPANNFNSR; translated from the coding sequence ATGGCTAAATTCTTCACTTATATTCTTTTCTCTGCTAAGCACAACAAACTTTACTTTGGACACACTTCCAATCTCCAGAAAAGAATTTCTGATCACAATTCCGGACTTTCTACTTTTACTAAAAAGTATCTTCCCTGGAAATTGATTTACTTTGAAGAATTCGATTTTCGTGCTGAGGCAATGAAAATAAATCCGAATTCACCAGCCAATAATTTTAACTCAAGATGA